One window from the genome of Myxococcales bacterium encodes:
- a CDS encoding sulfite exporter TauE/SafE family protein yields the protein MLWLALALSSLVGITLGLLGGGGSIMTLPILRYVLDMDGREAIAMSLVVVGATSLVGMIAHARAGRVRWSTGLIFGAASMAGAYAAGQWLAPLIPATILLILFAVLMAVTAVAMLRKKRVAISANATAAASAPPVLDVPKRPPANQVGRIAGIAGEGIAVGAVTGLVGAGGGFLVVPALVLLGGLPMEHAIGTSLLVIAMKSSAAFAGYASHVHIDWVLTAMIVAVAVAGSFVGAAFAGRIAPDKLRLGFAWFVVAMACFVLLQEVPRQLGTSLHIGWVLLISAATTAALIAIKQRAERAKTQPAPHAITEGTSC from the coding sequence ATGTTGTGGTTGGCGCTCGCGCTCTCATCGTTGGTCGGCATCACGCTTGGCCTGCTTGGCGGCGGCGGCTCGATCATGACGCTGCCGATCTTGCGCTACGTGCTCGACATGGACGGGCGCGAGGCGATCGCCATGTCGTTGGTCGTGGTGGGCGCGACGAGCCTGGTTGGGATGATCGCGCATGCGCGAGCCGGGCGGGTGCGGTGGTCTACGGGACTTATCTTTGGCGCCGCGAGCATGGCCGGCGCGTATGCGGCCGGGCAATGGCTGGCGCCGCTAATTCCCGCCACCATCCTGCTCATCTTATTTGCCGTGCTGATGGCGGTGACCGCGGTGGCGATGCTGCGCAAAAAGCGCGTCGCCATCTCGGCCAACGCCACCGCAGCGGCGAGTGCACCACCTGTCCTCGACGTGCCTAAGCGGCCCCCAGCGAACCAAGTGGGCCGCATCGCCGGCATCGCGGGCGAAGGCATCGCGGTGGGCGCGGTCACGGGGCTGGTTGGCGCCGGCGGTGGCTTTCTCGTCGTGCCGGCGCTGGTCCTGCTCGGTGGCTTGCCCATGGAGCACGCCATTGGCACCTCGTTGCTAGTGATCGCGATGAAGTCGAGCGCCGCGTTTGCGGGCTATGCCTCGCACGTGCACATCGATTGGGTGCTTACCGCCATGATCGTCGCGGTCGCGGTCGCCGGCAGCTTTGTCGGCGCGGCCTTTGCCGGGCGTATCGCGCCCGACAAGTTGCGGCTTGGCTTTGCCTGGTTCGTCGTCGCCATGGCGTGTTTTGTCTTGTTGCAGGAAGTGCCGCGACAACTAGGCACGTCGCTGCATATCGGCTGGGTCTTGCTGATCTCGGCGGCCACCACGGCGGCGCTAATAGCGATCAAGCAGCGCGCGGAGCGTGCCAAGACGCAGCCCGCACCACACGCAATCACGGAGGGAACATCATGTTGA
- a CDS encoding DUF2892 domain-containing protein, with translation MLAKLFPANEHIIERVLRIALGLALLAIAFVGPKTPWGFLGVVPLLTGLIGSCPLYTLLGVSTCPMTRKSDSTPAA, from the coding sequence ATGTTAGCCAAACTATTTCCTGCCAACGAGCACATTATCGAACGCGTGCTGCGCATCGCGCTCGGCCTCGCGCTGCTTGCCATCGCCTTTGTCGGTCCCAAGACGCCATGGGGCTTTCTCGGCGTCGTGCCGCTGCTTACCGGCCTCATCGGTAGCTGCCCGCTGTACACGTTGCTTGGCGTGAGCACCTGCCCGATGACTCGCAAGAGCGATTCGACGCCCGCGGCTTAG
- a CDS encoding protein kinase, protein MDQDLQDEIAQAQALVGRVLGDKFRLTALVGIGGSGSVFRADQLTLGRTVAVKILSPSVASDPRVMKRFHDEALAASRLNHPNTVSVIDYGQTVDGLLFIVMEYLRGPTLTQLITEHSPLPRARVLELTAQSLAGLEEAHLAGVVHADLKSDNIIVDQRRSGRDLVKLVDFGISRLVSAPRDGDDGAILGTPEYMAPELISGATPSFASDLYAVGVILYELITGRTPFFSEDISKVLSGHVQGQPAIPSSLESGRESTQALDAVCMRALAKHPVDRWASAAEMRNAILALREASSEPDLTCPQCAAKSPARFRFCPECGAPRVLPGGLGQPGRARPSMPLITAGAMVPVTLPASFVELLPDKELSQAIAMSWESSTRSLMVVGNEAASAPERVAAAAKRLQATQPHTLLTIVADPSGLHAPYYPLRHLLGTILRVPVVCLADALINHLTELGVNPRDIAGISEVFGHQTNLLELEPQARRREIVAATVRTLQGFADTARFSTVWHEIEQYDPVSMDVLGRLLAEPHPFAAMLVISPPAMAARFASLPSVNLGPLSPDERSQLTAQLPPELAGLGITGDFLAKETTCELEHIEHAVRYAFEGGEVSAVSPLLANMVASRLALLPHAALILAQTCAVFGRELPLATLRHVTSLSLEGMFDGALSVLTGRGLITISGEDVRFRSALVRDVVYDATPADVRRMLHMAAAEYLSGQVGDPSLLGHHYDLANDAASAAELLGKAGDLATHFFDDVTASSMYQRALRASRVLLYAGAHDDEVSVRRLIIYSVKLADCLRSRGELGLARGVLMEARDWCEGMRRLEAQVARALALLQTSEGDHRTAGITLRKAIGQAISCGDTMLVLELYLDLSGVLLRTGDMAAARRELQEGLDVATFGEGIHADAGPTNMWRVFLRLAQLAEAASEFPLSTQLGEAALKHARKIHARLGIARIQSMLAAVYERMNRPDLADRHKVAAVAEMRRLGDRRATAELLLSGASMTKALPRLSPSALEEARTLASEIGWSEGVRLTHSDAKNRAG, encoded by the coding sequence ATGGATCAGGATCTTCAAGATGAAATTGCGCAGGCGCAGGCCCTGGTTGGGCGCGTCCTCGGCGACAAGTTCCGCCTCACCGCCTTGGTCGGCATCGGCGGCTCGGGCTCGGTGTTTCGCGCCGACCAGCTAACGCTTGGCCGCACCGTCGCGGTGAAAATCTTAAGCCCCTCGGTCGCCAGCGATCCGCGGGTCATGAAGCGCTTCCACGACGAGGCCTTGGCGGCCTCGCGGCTCAACCATCCCAACACGGTCTCGGTCATCGATTATGGCCAGACCGTCGACGGCCTGCTGTTTATCGTGATGGAGTATCTGCGCGGTCCGACGCTGACGCAGCTCATTACCGAGCATTCGCCGCTGCCGCGGGCGCGCGTGCTCGAGCTGACCGCGCAGTCGCTGGCGGGCCTTGAAGAGGCGCATCTCGCCGGCGTCGTGCACGCAGATCTCAAGAGCGATAACATCATCGTCGACCAACGGCGCAGCGGGCGAGATCTGGTCAAGCTCGTCGACTTTGGCATCAGTCGTTTGGTGAGTGCGCCGCGCGACGGCGATGACGGCGCCATCCTCGGCACGCCAGAGTACATGGCACCGGAGCTCATCTCGGGCGCGACGCCTAGCTTTGCCAGCGACCTCTATGCGGTGGGCGTGATCTTGTACGAGCTCATCACTGGGCGCACGCCGTTCTTTAGCGAAGACATCAGCAAGGTCTTGTCGGGGCATGTGCAGGGCCAGCCCGCGATTCCTTCCAGCTTGGAGTCCGGACGCGAATCGACGCAGGCGCTCGATGCGGTGTGCATGCGCGCCCTGGCCAAGCATCCCGTCGATCGGTGGGCAAGCGCCGCGGAGATGCGCAATGCCATCCTGGCGCTGCGCGAGGCCTCAAGCGAGCCAGATCTAACGTGCCCGCAGTGCGCCGCCAAGAGCCCGGCGCGGTTTCGTTTTTGTCCGGAGTGCGGCGCGCCGCGCGTGCTGCCTGGTGGCCTCGGCCAGCCGGGGCGTGCGCGGCCGAGCATGCCGCTCATCACCGCGGGTGCGATGGTGCCGGTCACGCTGCCCGCGAGCTTTGTCGAGCTGTTGCCTGACAAAGAGCTGTCGCAGGCCATCGCGATGTCGTGGGAGAGCAGCACGCGGTCGCTCATGGTCGTCGGCAACGAGGCGGCCTCGGCGCCCGAGCGCGTGGCCGCCGCCGCCAAGCGGCTGCAAGCGACGCAGCCCCACACCTTACTCACCATCGTCGCCGATCCAAGCGGACTGCATGCGCCGTATTATCCGCTGCGCCACCTGCTCGGCACCATTTTGCGCGTGCCGGTGGTGTGCCTAGCGGATGCGCTCATCAACCATCTAACCGAGCTTGGCGTCAATCCGCGCGACATCGCCGGGATCAGCGAGGTCTTTGGCCATCAGACCAATCTGCTCGAGCTCGAGCCGCAGGCGCGGCGACGCGAGATCGTCGCGGCGACGGTGCGCACGCTGCAAGGCTTTGCCGATACGGCGCGCTTTAGCACGGTGTGGCACGAGATCGAACAGTACGATCCGGTAAGCATGGATGTCTTGGGGCGCTTGCTAGCCGAGCCGCACCCTTTTGCCGCGATGCTGGTGATTTCACCGCCTGCGATGGCGGCACGCTTCGCGTCGTTGCCGAGCGTAAACCTCGGGCCGCTAAGTCCCGACGAGCGTAGCCAGTTAACCGCGCAATTGCCGCCCGAACTCGCTGGCCTCGGCATCACCGGCGACTTCCTCGCCAAGGAAACCACGTGCGAACTCGAACACATCGAACACGCGGTGCGCTATGCGTTTGAGGGCGGCGAAGTCTCCGCGGTGTCGCCGCTCCTGGCGAATATGGTGGCCTCGCGGCTCGCGCTGCTGCCGCACGCGGCGCTGATCTTGGCCCAGACCTGCGCCGTCTTCGGACGCGAGCTGCCGCTGGCCACGCTGCGCCATGTCACCAGCCTCTCGCTCGAGGGCATGTTCGACGGCGCGCTCAGCGTGCTTACGGGCCGCGGCTTGATTACCATCTCAGGCGAAGACGTCCGCTTTCGTTCGGCGCTCGTACGCGACGTCGTCTACGACGCGACGCCGGCGGATGTCCGACGCATGCTGCATATGGCGGCGGCCGAATACCTCTCGGGGCAAGTTGGCGACCCATCGTTGCTCGGCCATCACTATGATTTGGCGAACGACGCGGCCTCGGCGGCGGAGCTGCTCGGCAAGGCCGGCGATCTCGCCACCCACTTTTTCGACGACGTCACCGCCAGCTCGATGTACCAACGCGCGCTGCGCGCCTCGCGCGTTTTGCTCTACGCCGGCGCCCATGACGACGAGGTCTCGGTGCGGCGCCTCATCATCTATTCGGTCAAGCTCGCCGATTGTCTGCGCAGCCGCGGCGAGCTTGGGCTGGCGCGGGGCGTGTTGATGGAGGCGCGCGATTGGTGCGAAGGCATGCGCCGGCTTGAGGCGCAGGTGGCGCGCGCATTGGCGCTGTTGCAAACTAGCGAGGGCGATCACCGCACGGCGGGCATCACGCTGCGCAAGGCGATCGGCCAAGCCATCTCGTGCGGCGACACCATGTTGGTGCTCGAACTCTATCTCGATCTGTCGGGTGTTTTGCTCCGCACCGGCGATATGGCCGCGGCGCGCCGTGAACTGCAAGAAGGCCTCGATGTTGCGACGTTTGGCGAAGGCATTCACGCCGACGCGGGGCCAACTAATATGTGGCGCGTCTTTTTGCGGTTGGCGCAGCTCGCCGAGGCCGCGAGCGAATTTCCGCTTTCAACCCAACTTGGCGAGGCGGCGCTCAAGCATGCGCGCAAGATTCACGCGAGGCTTGGCATCGCGCGCATTCAATCGATGTTGGCCGCGGTGTATGAGCGCATGAATCGCCCCGACCTCGCGGATCGGCACAAGGTCGCGGCGGTGGCGGAAATGCGACGCCTCGGTGACCGCCGTGCCACGGCCGAGTTGCTGCTCTCGGGCGCTAGCATGACGAAGGCGTTGCCGCGCCTCTCGCCCTCGGCGCTCGAAGAGGCGCGCACGCTCGCGTCTGAAATCGGCTGGAGCGAGGGCGTGCGTTTGACGCATAGCGACGCAAAAAACCGCGCCGGGTGA
- a CDS encoding rhodanese-like domain-containing protein, which yields MSAPGTEAAAPTANWPSAWLAGTTANSAGYRDAEVAHVAALAKLLTQAGAASDAVRLIDVREPDEYIGELGHIKGAALVPLATVEASAAAWPRDAMVVLVCRSGGRSGRAAASLRAMGFAHVVNMVGGMLAYNAAGLPITR from the coding sequence ATGAGCGCGCCCGGGACCGAGGCGGCGGCGCCCACCGCAAATTGGCCCAGCGCGTGGCTGGCCGGCACAACCGCTAATTCTGCCGGCTATCGCGATGCCGAGGTCGCGCATGTCGCGGCGCTCGCCAAGCTGCTAACGCAGGCCGGGGCCGCGTCCGACGCGGTGCGCCTGATCGATGTCCGAGAACCGGACGAATACATCGGTGAGCTCGGCCACATCAAGGGCGCCGCGCTGGTGCCGCTGGCCACCGTCGAGGCGAGCGCCGCCGCGTGGCCGCGCGACGCGATGGTCGTCTTGGTATGTCGCTCCGGCGGCCGCTCGGGGCGAGCCGCGGCCTCGCTGCGCGCCATGGGCTTTGCCCACGTCGTCAACATGGTGGGCGGCATGCTGGCATATAACGCCGCGGGCCTGCCGATTACGCGCTGA
- a CDS encoding rhodanese-like domain-containing protein, with translation MLSKLVIGLVIFAFIAVALGGSRGAKVAPADAKKLVGQGALLVDVRTPEEFAAGHIKGAKNIPLAAVSARLADFGAKTAPIVLYCRSGNRSGQVATILAREGFTAVHDLGAMDRW, from the coding sequence ATGTTGAGCAAGCTTGTCATTGGCCTCGTTATTTTTGCCTTTATCGCGGTAGCGCTCGGCGGCAGCCGCGGCGCCAAGGTAGCCCCCGCCGACGCCAAGAAGCTCGTCGGGCAAGGCGCCTTGCTGGTCGATGTGCGCACGCCGGAGGAGTTTGCGGCAGGCCATATCAAGGGCGCCAAGAACATTCCGCTGGCCGCGGTTTCTGCGCGGCTAGCCGATTTCGGCGCAAAAACCGCGCCCATCGTCCTTTATTGCCGCAGCGGCAATCGTAGCGGGCAAGTCGCGACCATCCTGGCGCGCGAGGGCTTCACCGCGGTACACGACCTCGGGGCCATGGATCGTTGGTAG
- a CDS encoding L,D-transpeptidase — MALHKAMALMLALGAVCACAAEPLPPEVLAGARAALPPPAIATHTPSLQARAATAIMLAPSPDSKRIGTLAAGARVRAVSAVTGDGCVMGWVLLEPRGYVCGDLLDTSNEPPQAPTPPAKPGKQGFAGYDLVTAKTSLPIAVVVAPGGAPVWAASAPARALRRLPDRAFVPVLQLERNASKPPTAVAYRISETEWISARHARLISAAPVPPGYIDGERWLDIDLDAQTLAAYEGLMPVFVTLVSTGLEATPTPPGVFRIWKKMVVASSSALAEVARPVAPTTTQPPARGADEAIAWAQVFVPETGVGIYPWRRRAQFGTKASRGGVWISEADAGWLYQWTAPAHAPGWSMSAGVIESPGTLIQLRSKKNPTPALRGYALAVDEAQLARTPAYMNVAKP, encoded by the coding sequence GTGGCGCTTCACAAGGCAATGGCCCTGATGCTTGCCCTTGGCGCGGTGTGCGCGTGCGCCGCCGAACCCTTGCCACCTGAGGTGCTGGCGGGTGCGCGCGCCGCGCTGCCGCCGCCCGCCATTGCGACGCATACGCCATCGCTGCAGGCGCGCGCCGCGACCGCGATCATGTTGGCGCCTTCCCCCGACAGCAAACGCATTGGCACCCTGGCCGCGGGTGCGCGCGTGCGCGCCGTGTCGGCGGTTACCGGCGACGGTTGCGTCATGGGCTGGGTGTTGCTCGAGCCGCGAGGTTACGTGTGCGGCGATTTGCTCGATACCTCCAACGAGCCTCCGCAGGCCCCAACCCCGCCCGCCAAGCCTGGCAAGCAGGGCTTTGCTGGGTATGACCTCGTGACCGCCAAGACTTCGTTGCCAATTGCGGTCGTCGTGGCGCCGGGTGGCGCGCCGGTGTGGGCTGCCTCCGCGCCAGCCCGTGCGCTGCGCAGGCTGCCAGATCGCGCCTTCGTGCCCGTGTTGCAGCTCGAGCGAAATGCCTCTAAACCGCCAACGGCGGTCGCCTACCGCATTTCCGAAACCGAATGGATCTCGGCTCGCCATGCGCGACTCATCTCGGCGGCGCCGGTGCCGCCCGGCTACATTGATGGCGAGCGGTGGCTCGACATCGATCTCGACGCGCAAACGCTTGCGGCCTACGAAGGGCTGATGCCTGTCTTCGTGACGTTGGTGTCAACAGGTCTCGAGGCAACGCCCACCCCGCCCGGTGTGTTTCGCATCTGGAAAAAAATGGTCGTCGCCAGCAGCTCGGCCTTGGCCGAGGTCGCGCGCCCGGTGGCCCCCACGACGACTCAGCCCCCGGCGCGCGGCGCCGATGAGGCGATTGCGTGGGCCCAAGTATTTGTGCCGGAGACAGGCGTGGGGATCTATCCGTGGCGGCGGCGCGCGCAGTTTGGCACCAAGGCAAGCCGCGGCGGCGTGTGGATTTCGGAGGCCGACGCGGGGTGGCTCTATCAATGGACCGCGCCCGCACATGCACCCGGATGGTCGATGAGCGCGGGGGTTATCGAATCGCCGGGCACGCTTATACAACTGCGTTCGAAAAAAAATCCAACGCCAGCACTGCGCGGCTATGCGCTCGCCGTCGACGAGGCGCAGCTGGCACGTACACCTGCTTACATGAACGTCGCGAAACCGTAA
- a CDS encoding YeeE/YedE family protein, translating to MHPFVMAALGGALIGLSASLYLWSHGKVAGISGLLGALFVPRTDDKPARASFLLGLVIAGVALQAFAPQVFGSGAVASLGVVAVAGLLVGFGTRLGNGCTSGHGICGITRLSMRSILATGTFIAAGVATVATLRFVQGGN from the coding sequence ATGCATCCATTTGTCATGGCCGCACTCGGCGGCGCCCTAATTGGGCTTTCCGCTTCACTCTATCTATGGTCGCACGGCAAGGTCGCTGGCATTAGCGGCTTGCTCGGCGCGCTGTTTGTGCCGCGCACCGATGACAAGCCGGCGCGCGCGTCGTTCTTGCTCGGGCTGGTAATCGCTGGCGTCGCGTTGCAGGCATTTGCGCCGCAGGTGTTTGGCAGCGGCGCGGTGGCCTCGCTCGGCGTCGTGGCGGTGGCGGGCCTGCTGGTTGGGTTTGGCACCCGGCTCGGCAATGGCTGCACCAGCGGGCATGGCATTTGCGGCATCACGCGGCTATCGATGCGATCGATCTTAGCGACCGGCACGTTTATCGCCGCCGGCGTGGCGACGGTGGCGACGTTACGCTTCGTGCAAGGAGGCAACTAA
- a CDS encoding YeeE/YedE family protein, giving the protein MALGNLVSMIAGLLFGLGLGLAGMLDPSNVQGFLDIFGAWDPTLMFVMAGGIAVHLMFWRIIKHQASPLFDHTFHLPNRTDIDKPLLVGAAIFGIGWGLGGYCPGPGLASLGSQGTAPMVFVATMVVGMLLQHKYDALRLARRATLQA; this is encoded by the coding sequence ATGGCGCTCGGTAACCTCGTCAGCATGATCGCCGGCCTGCTATTTGGTCTGGGGCTCGGCCTCGCCGGCATGCTCGATCCAAGCAACGTGCAAGGCTTTCTCGATATCTTTGGCGCGTGGGATCCAACCCTGATGTTTGTCATGGCCGGCGGCATCGCGGTGCATCTCATGTTCTGGCGCATCATCAAGCACCAGGCCTCGCCGCTGTTTGATCACACCTTTCACCTGCCCAATCGCACCGATATCGACAAGCCGCTGCTAGTGGGCGCGGCGATCTTCGGCATCGGTTGGGGCCTAGGTGGCTATTGCCCTGGCCCGGGCCTGGCGAGCCTGGGATCGCAGGGCACGGCGCCGATGGTGTTTGTCGCGACCATGGTCGTCGGCATGCTGCTGCAGCACAAGTACGACGCGCTGCGCCTTGCGAGACGTGCTACGTTACAGGCGTGA
- a CDS encoding MBL fold metallo-hydrolase, with the protein MLIRQMFDSDSSTYTYLVADQRSKQAALIDPVAGQVERDLALVRELGLTLVHVLETHIHADHITGAGALRERTGATTVASSHGAACIDRHVAHGEVIRLGDVAITALTTPGHTDDGVSYVTTGAVFTGDTLLIRGCGRSDFQNGNPEALYHSITQVLFALPDDTVVYPGHDYKGLTTSTIGEEKRHNPRVAGKSRDQFVEIMNNLKLPPPKHLLEAVPANRACGTVPVQEAQ; encoded by the coding sequence ATGTTGATTCGCCAAATGTTCGATAGCGACAGCTCGACGTATACCTACCTCGTCGCCGACCAGCGATCCAAGCAGGCCGCGCTCATCGACCCCGTTGCGGGCCAGGTCGAACGCGACCTCGCGCTCGTGCGCGAACTCGGCCTGACCCTCGTCCACGTCTTAGAAACCCATATCCACGCCGATCATATTACCGGCGCCGGCGCGCTGCGCGAACGCACCGGCGCGACCACGGTGGCCTCGAGCCACGGCGCGGCCTGCATCGACCGCCACGTCGCGCATGGCGAAGTGATTCGCCTCGGCGACGTCGCGATCACCGCGTTGACGACGCCTGGCCACACCGATGACGGCGTGTCGTATGTGACGACCGGCGCGGTGTTTACCGGCGATACCCTGCTCATCCGCGGCTGCGGGCGCAGCGACTTTCAAAACGGCAACCCCGAGGCGCTCTACCACTCGATCACGCAGGTGCTATTTGCGCTGCCCGACGACACGGTGGTGTATCCCGGCCACGACTACAAGGGCCTGACGACGTCGACGATTGGCGAGGAGAAGCGCCACAATCCGCGGGTCGCCGGCAAGAGCCGCGACCAATTCGTCGAGATCATGAATAATCTCAAATTGCCGCCGCCTAAACATCTGCTTGAGGCCGTGCCGGCCAACCGCGCGTGCGGCACGGTGCCGGTGCAGGAGGCGCAATGA
- a CDS encoding aminotransferase class I/II-fold pyridoxal phosphate-dependent enzyme, which yields MTSTSLDSLLALAPAHLRRATYHAPSGSAETPVRLDANELAFPLPPELRGSLHAVLAAVDVGRYPDAKATALKAALATHLRHELGEAGASSPLDASWLCVGNGSDELISLLCTAFGQLRPGRATASVLYPDPTFVVYRLAALAAGLEPIEVPLERDFTLDPRLVRDACAGRAPNLAFFALPNNPSGTLWPLADVLALTREFPDIIFVADEAYGQYSGQSLLGALAATPNLVIMRTFSKIGLPALRVGYVCAHPELITVLERARMPYNVGALAQAGATWHLRHAMPWVAQRCAEIVLAREALAPALAARGLTVYPSAANFLLCRVALADDHANPALALTQRLAAQGIAIRNLHRPGHLAHCVRITVGTPAENAALLAAL from the coding sequence ATGACGTCGACGTCACTCGATTCGCTGCTCGCCTTGGCGCCGGCTCATCTGCGCCGCGCGACGTATCACGCGCCGAGCGGCTCGGCTGAGACGCCCGTGCGGCTTGACGCCAACGAGCTCGCCTTTCCGCTGCCGCCCGAGCTGCGCGGCAGCTTGCACGCGGTGCTCGCCGCCGTCGACGTCGGCCGCTATCCCGACGCCAAGGCCACCGCGCTCAAAGCGGCGCTGGCGACGCACCTGCGCCATGAGCTTGGCGAAGCGGGCGCCTCGTCACCGCTCGACGCCTCGTGGCTGTGCGTCGGCAACGGTTCGGACGAGCTCATCTCGCTGCTTTGTACGGCTTTCGGACAACTGCGCCCCGGGCGCGCCACCGCCAGCGTGCTCTATCCCGACCCAACCTTTGTCGTGTATCGCCTGGCCGCGCTCGCCGCGGGGCTTGAGCCAATCGAGGTGCCGCTCGAGCGCGATTTCACCCTCGATCCGCGCCTGGTGCGCGATGCCTGCGCCGGCCGCGCACCCAACCTCGCCTTCTTCGCGCTGCCCAATAATCCCAGCGGCACGCTGTGGCCGCTCGCCGACGTGCTCGCGTTGACGCGCGAATTTCCCGATATCATCTTCGTTGCCGACGAGGCCTATGGGCAATACAGCGGGCAGTCGCTGCTGGGCGCGCTTGCCGCCACGCCCAACCTCGTCATCATGCGCACGTTCTCAAAGATCGGCTTGCCGGCGCTGCGGGTTGGCTATGTCTGCGCGCACCCTGAGCTCATCACCGTGCTCGAGCGCGCGCGCATGCCGTACAACGTCGGCGCGTTGGCGCAGGCTGGTGCGACGTGGCACTTGCGGCATGCCATGCCGTGGGTCGCGCAGCGCTGCGCCGAGATCGTTCTGGCGCGCGAAGCGTTGGCGCCTGCGCTCGCGGCGCGCGGGCTTACAGTCTATCCAAGCGCGGCGAATTTTCTGCTCTGCCGCGTCGCCCTCGCCGACGACCACGCCAACCCCGCGCTCGCCTTGACGCAACGCCTCGCCGCACAGGGCATCGCAATTCGCAATCTGCATCGCCCAGGCCATCTCGCGCATTGCGTGCGCATTACTGTCGGCACGCCGGCCGAAAACGCGGCACTGCTCGCGGCGCTGTGA
- a CDS encoding sigma 54-interacting transcriptional regulator, with protein MLAAALQSVVGAALVLDKSLRVSAVTAGARALLGVEIPLGIAAPALLCGDGPKRPFAEALAAGTPIQTVIARPTLKAASARAGRSGAGPHMVRVQATPVGTVGWLVTMEAAHEALSHDPLLFHGMWTRNVQMKRVFQLIERAASEDVTVLVRGETGTGKELVARALHELSPRSRGPFRAINCAALPANLLDSELFGHAKGAFTGAVKDTPGHIQMAHGGTLFLDEVAEMPPELQAKLLRVLETHTVIPVGGRDAIPVDVRIISATHRALRREVEAGRFRADLMYRLRVIPLFLPPLRERPDDVLLLADKLLAEINDGSKRRVITGLSPAAAQALRSYAWPGNVRELRNALAYAHVMGDEPMLHLADLPPEVATTTATVQFIGDAAAQASGAALDLAPSLPADERWREDAVADNEVHQAARIRQALARAGGNRDRAAKLLGTSRVTLWRRMRALGLSA; from the coding sequence ATGCTCGCGGCGGCGCTGCAATCGGTGGTGGGCGCGGCGCTGGTGCTCGACAAATCGCTGCGGGTCAGCGCGGTCACGGCGGGCGCCAGAGCGCTGCTCGGCGTCGAGATTCCGCTTGGGATTGCGGCGCCGGCGCTCTTATGCGGCGATGGTCCCAAACGGCCGTTTGCCGAGGCCCTGGCCGCGGGCACGCCGATCCAGACGGTGATCGCGCGGCCCACCCTCAAGGCCGCTTCCGCCCGCGCCGGGCGATCTGGCGCCGGCCCGCATATGGTGCGCGTGCAGGCGACGCCGGTGGGGACCGTCGGTTGGCTGGTGACCATGGAGGCGGCCCACGAGGCGCTGTCGCATGACCCGTTGTTGTTTCACGGCATGTGGACGCGCAACGTGCAGATGAAACGCGTGTTCCAGCTCATCGAGCGCGCCGCCAGCGAGGACGTCACCGTGCTGGTGCGCGGCGAGACCGGCACCGGCAAGGAGCTCGTCGCGCGCGCGCTGCACGAGCTGTCGCCTCGCAGCCGCGGCCCGTTTCGCGCTATCAACTGCGCCGCGCTGCCGGCGAATCTGCTCGACAGCGAGCTCTTTGGCCACGCCAAGGGTGCGTTCACCGGCGCGGTCAAGGACACGCCAGGACACATCCAAATGGCGCATGGCGGCACGCTCTTTCTCGACGAGGTGGCGGAGATGCCGCCCGAGCTGCAGGCCAAGTTGCTCCGCGTGCTCGAGACGCATACCGTAATTCCCGTCGGCGGCCGCGATGCCATTCCCGTCGACGTCCGCATCATCAGCGCGACGCATCGCGCGCTGCGCCGCGAGGTGGAGGCCGGCCGCTTTCGCGCCGATCTAATGTATCGCCTGCGGGTGATTCCGCTGTTCTTGCCGCCGCTGCGCGAGCGCCCCGACGACGTGCTCTTGCTCGCCGACAAGCTGTTGGCCGAAATCAACGATGGCTCCAAGCGGCGCGTCATCACCGGCCTGTCGCCGGCGGCGGCGCAGGCACTGCGCAGCTATGCCTGGCCGGGCAACGTGCGCGAGCTGCGCAATGCCTTGGCCTATGCGCACGTCATGGGCGACGAGCCGATGTTGCATCTCGCCGACTTGCCACCAGAGGTGGCGACGACGACAGCGACGGTTCAATTTATTGGCGACGCCGCGGCGCAGGCCTCGGGGGCCGCGCTTGACCTCGCGCCTTCGTTGCCGGCCGACGAGCGCTGGCGCGAGGACGCCGTGGCCGATAACGAAGTCCACCAGGCAGCGCGCATTCGCCAGGCGTTGGCGCGCGCGGGTGGCAATCGCGATCGCGCGGCCAAGCTGCTCGGCACCAGCCGCGTCACGCTGTGGCGCCGCATGCGCGCGCTAGGCCTCAGCGCGTAA